The genomic segment ACTTTCAGTACGAAAGACCGCCAGGCATTTCTTCCGAGGTTGGACTCTCGTGAAGCACTGTTTCGAATGCTTGGTCACGAAATTGAGAAAGCCGGATGCATCCCCAAATGTTGTGGGGGTTGGACTGACCATGTTCACGTCATTTGCGGGTTGTCGCGGACTGTGACAATTTCCGCCCTCATTCAACAAATCAAAATCGAAACGTCAAAGTGGGCGAAGAAGTCGCCCCTTCAGATTGGGGCATTTTCATGGCAACAAGGGTATGGTGCCTTTTCGATCAGCGAATCAATCCTCGAAAATGTCATCAAGTACGTCCAGCGGCAGGAGGAGCATCATCGACATCGTTCATTTCAGGATGAATTCCGCGAACTTTGTCGCAAACACGGACTCGAAATCGATGAACGATACGTCTGGGATTGAATTCGACTGGCCGGTCCTTCAGACCTGATCGTTCCATCTTCGTCTAATCCAGGGCCTACAGCGAAGACGCTTTCGACCCTGGCTAGGAGACTTGCCGGCCCCGTTGGGCCTTTAGAGCAGTCGCTTTCAAGCCACATTCCGATCCTGAACCCCAATCCCAACGCGCCACTCAAAATGGATACGTCTTTGTGAGCGCAAGGGTCTCGTCCACGCCAATTCCAAGGCCGCAATCAATCCTCACACCTGTTGATTGACATCCCGCACTTTGCGAGTGGATTGCAAAGCGCGTAAGATCGAGACTTGGGTACCGCGAGCCTTCGTTGGCCACGGCATGAACAAATTGAACGCCGCATTTCCCTGTCGTCGCGCACGCCGAGTTGAGAAGAGCCGATATGCCACTAATTCCCGAAGCCGCCGCGTTTCTCGATCAACTTGCAAAGCAGAACCTGCCCCCGATGGAGACTCTGCCGATCGAGGTGACGCGGCGGGCGCTGGCGATCGGCGCAAAGCCCGCTCCCAACCCGCCGGTCTTAAGGCAGGTGCAGAATCTCTTGATCAAACGTCCTGATGGGACCGATCTGCCCATTCGCATCTACTTGCCGACAACATCCACGCCGCTGGCGGCTTGCCTGTACTTTCACGGCGGCGGATGGGTCTTGAACAGCGTCGACACTCATGATGACCTTGTCCGGCGGCTGGCTGCTGCGTCGGACAGTGTGTTTGTCAGTGTGGAATATCGTCTGGCACCCGAACACAAGTACCCTGCGGCCGCCGAAGATGCCTACACGGCGCTGCAATGGGTGTACAATCACGCGGCAGAACTTGGCTGCCATCCCGACCGGATCGTGATGTCGGGTGATAGTGCGGGGGCCAATCTGGCTGCGGCCGCCTGTCTGATGACGCGGGATCGAAACGGTCCGAAAGTGGCCTTCCAGGTTCTGATTTATCCGATCACCGACTGCAATTTCGAGACACCGTCGTACATCGCGAATGCGAAGGGGTATTTTCTGACCCGAAGCGAAATGATGTGGTTCTGGAAGCATTACGTTTCGTCGCCCGAGCAAATGCACGAAGCGTATGCGTCGCCGCTACGAGCCGAGTCGCTGCAGGGATTGCCGCCGGCGTTTGTGATCACTGCCGAGTTTGATCCGCTGCGAGACGAAGGTGAAGTGTATGCCGCGGCCTTACGCGCGGCGGGAGTTGACGCGACCGTCCGTCGCTATGACGGGATGATTCATGCGTTCATGCGTCGCGTGCAACAATTTGAAACCGCCAAGATCGCGATTCAAGAGGTTGCGGACTACCTTCGTCGTGGG from the Schlesneria paludicola DSM 18645 genome contains:
- a CDS encoding alpha/beta hydrolase gives rise to the protein MPLIPEAAAFLDQLAKQNLPPMETLPIEVTRRALAIGAKPAPNPPVLRQVQNLLIKRPDGTDLPIRIYLPTTSTPLAACLYFHGGGWVLNSVDTHDDLVRRLAAASDSVFVSVEYRLAPEHKYPAAAEDAYTALQWVYNHAAELGCHPDRIVMSGDSAGANLAAAACLMTRDRNGPKVAFQVLIYPITDCNFETPSYIANAKGYFLTRSEMMWFWKHYVSSPEQMHEAYASPLRAESLQGLPPAFVITAEFDPLRDEGEVYAAALRAAGVDATVRRYDGMIHAFMRRVQQFETAKIAIQEVADYLRRGFRS
- a CDS encoding transposase → MPQSLSRVWLHFTFSTKDRQAFLPRLDSREALFRMLGHEIEKAGCIPKCCGGWTDHVHVICGLSRTVTISALIQQIKIETSKWAKKSPLQIGAFSWQQGYGAFSISESILENVIKYVQRQEEHHRHRSFQDEFRELCRKHGLEIDERYVWD